The sequence attatAGCTATTAACTCGAGAACATCTGAACAAACTACCGCAACACTTCTATCATGGCAAAAAATATgtcgaaaaataataatgaaacatatatACAACGTTTTAGTATCGTAACCAAATCTAAAGAGCCAACAAAAAATATCCCCGCCTTTAATGAACGTACACTGTGTATATGACGTCTTTTGTGTCTCGGAATCGAACCTATGTGTTATACATactagataatatatttaatactgtGATATGAGGGTAACATATTGGTGTACATGACTGGTTTCCTGGTAACCACACTTCTAAAATGTAAGGATGTTGTGGTTCATTCCCAATACGCAGATCTGTCAACGGTAGCTCTTTGCCATCCTCCGATTCTAGTTTAATAATCTCATCACAATAATCTGGCAGATCTAATAGATGCCACACTTTTTGTCTCAGCACTGAAATTGATGCTGTTGGCTTTACGGCGATGTAGTGAAGTTTGTTGTCTAGCACTGCAAGAATAAACTAGAATAATGTTCAAGGCCAATTATAAAGATTTCTTAATAGAGAATTAAGTTACGTATTCAACTAATATTGAAGATTTATATAGTTTAAGGGTATTTTTTTTGAGACGACAGCCgtaaacaaaaacacaaacaaatatttaagcaATTTAATCAAGGTAGGACGCTCGAGTCGATCTGTATTAATTTGGCACATAGATGATAGAGTAGCAGTTGGAATACACATAGGTACGTTACTCAGAAAATATCTGTTATCCGTAAATGTGATATCCAAGTGATCCAAATCGAGGGCaaatacttacataataaacaacTTACCGCCTAAATCATGACGACGAATTGTTAAGAATGTTATaacatcttttttaaataatttactcggcgccttcaatattttaatgaacgacatcgcaaaaaaaaatcataaattattcatCTCGTATGATAAAT is a genomic window of Pieris napi chromosome 2, ilPieNapi1.2, whole genome shotgun sequence containing:
- the LOC125057679 gene encoding uncharacterized protein LOC125057679, encoding MSFIKILKAPSKLFKKDVITFLTIRRHDLGVLDNKLHYIAVKPTASISVLRQKVWHLLDLPDYCDEIIKLESEDGKELPLTDLRIGNEPQHPYILEVWLPGNQSYTSGFHKNMLTMGDSSILNRNSSSGTEFEEKIHNDSSTKSTVMVLWSVSSLRP